The genome window TATTGTCCAAAGAAGGCCGGCTTGTAGCTTAAATGTACAGTCAGACCTTGTATCATATGTTTGTATTCCATCGACCCATAATTCTTTCAGTTCTGCAATTAAGGGTTGTAGATATATGTCGATATCATTACCAGGTTGGGTAGGGCCTGGGATTATGGTTGAAAGAATAAGGTTTTTTGGTTTCATGATTAACCAAGGCGGGAGGTTGTAATTAACTAGAACAACGGGCCAGGTGCTGTGAGAAATGCTCATTGTACGATATGGATTAAATCCATCAGCGGCTAAACCCAACCTAACATTTCGAATTTCTCCCGCAAAATCTGGATACTTGTTATCCATCGACTTCCAACCCTGACCATCAGCTGGATGCCTTAGTCGTCCATCCTTCTTTCGTGCTAAAGCATGCCATGTCATTAGTTTAGACATTTCTGAGCTCAAGAACATTCTTTGTAGCCTTTTCTTTAAAGGAAAATATCTCATCACTTTTAATGGGATTTTATGTCCCTTCACCAGTACCTTATTGCTCTCAACACCGTTGTTCTTATCTTCCACCTCTTTCCATCTTGAAGCTCCACATTTTTTGCAAACATCCAATTTCTCATTTTCGGCCCAAAGTAGCATGCAATCATTTTTACATGCATGTATCTTTTCATAATTAAGGCCTAGATCTTTAATCATAGTCTTCGCACCATTAAAAGTGGATGGTATGTTGACATTAGGAAAAGCATCCTTAATCAACTTAAGTAAATCGCTAACTCCCGACTCAGTCATTCCATGAACACATTTCAATTGGTACAATCTAACTATGAAACTAAGTCGAGTAAATGTTGTACAATCAGGATACAAAGGCTGCCCACCCTCCTCGACAAGCCGATAAAATTTCTTGGCTTCATCGTCCATCCCCTTTCTGCCTCCATGTTCAGTACCAATATTATTCTCATATATATGTTGTATCATCTCCTCGAACTCATTTCCTAAACCTAAACCATTTTCAATATCCATCCCATCCTCAATGTCATTTTTCTTTTGGGTTGACACCTCATAAATCCACTGAATGGACTGTGGACACAGACCATTACATATGAGGTGTTCATGGATACCATTTTCACTATTCCAATAACGACTAGCACATTTTCTACAAGGacatttcatttcttttccCAACCCAAATTCGGTAAAAGCATTTTTAATAAACTCTTTGACCCCCTTCCTATACTGTTCACTATACTTTGGAAATGTAACCCATCTTTCTCCTTCAAAATCCATTTTCTGcatgataaaacatataatattaaaGCTTCAAATAccacaccaccaccaccaccaaa of Daucus carota subsp. sativus chromosome 3, DH1 v3.0, whole genome shotgun sequence contains these proteins:
- the LOC108212297 gene encoding uncharacterized protein LOC108212297; protein product: MDFEGERWVTFPKYSEQYRKGVKEFIKNAFTEFGLGKEMKCPCRKCASRYWNSENGIHEHLICNGLCPQSIQWIYEVSTQKKNDIEDGMDIENGLGLGNEFEEMIQHIYENNIGTEHGGRKGMDDEAKKFYRLVEEGGQPLYPDCTTFTRLSFIVRLYQLKCVHGMTESGVSDLLKLIKDAFPNVNIPSTFNGAKTMIKDLGLNYEKIHACKNDCMLLWAENEKLDVCKKCGASRWKEVEDKNNGVESNKVLVKGHKIPLKVMRYFPLKKRLQRMFLSSEMSKLMTWHALARKKDGRLRHPADGQGWKSMDNKYPDFAGEIRNVRLGLAADGFNPYRTMSISHSTWPVVLVNYNLPPWLIMKPKNLILSTIIPGPTQPGNDIDIYLQPLIAELKELWVDGIQTYDTRSDCTFKLQAGLLWTISDFPGYGVLSGWSTKGHLACPSCHYDTSSIYLKHSKKVVYLNHRKFLSPDHKWRSDKRRFNGEVEMGERPELLTGMEIQNLLSRYENCFGKGNTKQMGCSSDCP